The genomic segment CCTACAAATTAACAGTTTTTCATTTTATATTGGACTAATTTTTCGGAAGAGTATAAACAAAGGAGTATATCCTAACTTAACTAACAGGGAGAAATCCTTGGATAAAGGTTAGTGCCAACATTGAACAATCGGGCGCGATTATTGAAAACGTAGTTTGAAAAACACTAGGCAACCGAACAACCAGAATCGAACGGGTGCCTGGCACTTCAAGGAGGCTTCAAATTGAGAAGAAAAAGAACGTTAGGGTTAATTGTAATCATATGCTTAGTTTTGATGACGTTGATTTTTCCGTATTCTTTTTTTAGTATATATAAGCCAATTGCCTTTAAACCGTATCCTATCTTTTTTAAGGACTATCGAAATGAACTGAAAGAGTTAAGGAATGTCAATGAACAAAACGAGTGCAAAAGATTGTAATTAAATGATAGAGGCTGGATTAACGGGAAAGTAGGTGCGATTTATGAAGGCATTTAAAAAAATTATCGAATTCCTAAATAGAATGAAAGTCATCGACATATGGGGGGACAGAAACGAGGGCTTATCCAATGATGATAAAGAATATATAGACAGAAAAAAATCTCAAAATCCTTATGGGCTTATAGGAATGATATTGGGTGGAATTGCGTTCACATTTGGACCTCAGTATGGTTTTATTCCTGTTATTACCCTTATCTTTTGCATAGTTACCTTTTTTACATTTGATAAAGAAAAAGAAGATAATCCTTGGCCTTTTTACGTAGGTATAATGCTTTCATTGATCGGCTTAATCATGGTTATTACTGGGGAAGTACACGATCTGATATTTTAATATCTTTTCTTGAAAGGCTTCATCCTCATAGGACATGCCTATCTCATTTCTGTATATTTACTGGCTAACTATGGATTAGCAGCTTATTAAATGAACGGGCGTGATTATTGAATAGAACATCTTCGGCGATGGGGCTGCCCTAAAGCGAACCGTATAAAGCAAATGGGCCATATTGTTGAAGAACAGGTAGATTGTAAAGTGAAGGGATGTACTTAAACAAACAAAGAAGGATTGTTAAAAAAGAAAAGGTTCCTGAATTAGTTAATTTCCGGCAGATAAGGAGGTAAGTAATGATATCAGAATTAAAAAAGTCGGAATTTTTTAAATGCAGATATATGTTATATGAGCAAGGTCAATTAGAAGCTAAAGCAGTCGTCGAAGGGATAAATCCAGGTCGTATTTTTGTAGATGATATTGAATCTCCTGCTTCGGGACTTATTTGGTTAGGTAATAATGACGGTTTTTTCTTTATTGGAGATGAAAGAAACGAAGGGTTCAATACCGAATTAAATCATTTTATTGATACAGTAATCATTCTAGAAGCAAAGAAGGTGGGATTAACTTGGTTTGAGGGGATTGGTAATCATAATAAGTGGGATGAGACTATTATAAAGGTGTTTGAAAACCGCAATTTAGGAAGTTGGAATCAGAGGGTTTATACTTTACAAAAAAAAGATTATAAAGGCAACTTCGAACTTACTATTGAAGAAGGATATAAAATTGTGAAAATTAGTAAAACACTTTTTAAAAACAGTGATAAATCAATTGAAAATATTGAGTTTTTACATTCCAAAATAGTAGAGTTCTGGTCTTCACCCGAAAGGTTCTTTAATGAAGGCTTTGGATACGGTATAGTTTGTAAAAGTAAAATTGTTAGCGTCTGTTTTTCGGGTTTTGTAGTTGATAATGTACATGGTGTTGATATTGAAACCTTGGAAGAGCATCAAGGTAAAAAGTTAGCACAAAAAGTAGCCATTGCTTTTGTAAAAGATTGTTTGGAAAATAATCTTGTTCCTTATTGGGATTGTATGGAATCTAACAAACCTTCAATTGCGGTCGCAAAGAGTCTAGGATTCAGGAATGTATTTAACTATATAGGTTATGAATTTAAGTTTGAGTAATTTTTACTTCAATTGAATAGAGCAGTTACTGGAGGAAGAATTATTGAACTGATGGAGATGAAAAGTTAACTAACACTAAAGAGAGGGCAACGTTTTGGGACAAAACACATCACATATTTACACACCATCTAAGCACTTTGTTTCAGCTGCAACGATTGTACTCAACGATCAAAAGGAAATTCTGCTAATTAAAGGACCTAAGAGAGGTTGGGAAATGCCAGGTGGAATAGTCGAGGAAGGTGAGTCTCTGAAAGATGCTGCAATTAGGGAAACTAAAGAGGAGTCAGGTATTGATATTGAAGTTCTTAAATTCTGCGGAATATTTCAAAACGTGGATAAGTCAATTTGTAATACACTCTTTATAGCTAAGCCGATTGGTGGTAAATTAACAACTTCGCCAGAAAGTTTAGAAGTGGGATTCTTCCCTATTGAGCAAGTTCTGGAAATGGTAACTTTTGGGAACTTCGGGCGAAGAATAGAACACTGTCTTGATAACAGTATTCAACCATTTTGTGTAGAGTTTTAGGTCCTATGGAAATTAGTAATAACGGTATTGCTCATTAAAATTACGCTGTTAGTTGAACAAGACGAGTATGATAATCTTCCACAATCGGGTACGAAGGTTGAGTAAAAATCAATTGAGTGGGGTGATTACTATAGCAAATATAATTCGTGAAACTGGATTTAAAAGATCAATTATTTTTTTATATTCGCTGTAGCAAAATAAGAAATGTATTTAAGGCAGAGGAAGTAGGAACATCTCTTATTAAAAAAGTTCTAGAGACTATAAAGATTTACACCATTTTAATTTTACCGTTAATTATTATGGCTGCATTTTCAGAAACTTACATTGCAGATATAATATTTAGCCTGTTTGAATAGCGAAATTCAAAAAATGGACGCGATTCTGGGTGCAAAACGTTCCTGGCTCAAATGAAATGTGGTCACACAATTTCGGTAAAGGTTAGACAGTTATAGTGTTCTAAAACTGAAGGGGGATGTCGAGGAGTCGAATGAAGAGGTAACGCTCTGAAAGGCTCCTCTTGCGTCGAGTAGCACACTGATTGGTAAGATATTGCGTGGTATAAGCTAGGCTATTAGCGGCGAAAACTGGTGATAAATTCAAAGGCTTACCAATCATTCTAATTAACTCTGTTCAATCAGCTACAAATTACTCTTTATTAAATTATGGCACCTTTTGCAAAAGAAATTCAAAAATAATCAATATCCATCACATTTATTAAGAGCAAGTTTTGTTCAATCGTATATTGGGATGGTGTTAAATAGAAGGGAATAAACTAAATTAGATGAAACGTATAAAGAAATTAATGAAATATATTGCAATCACTATCGTAACAGTACTCGTAATAGCGCTCTTCTTTCCTACATGGACACCCAATATAAAAGGAGATAACAGTATAAGTACATTAGAACAAGTAGAGATAAATGGAAGTGGTCACGAAATTATGATACGTGGCAACGATAAGGATAATCCTGTCATCATTGTCGTACATGGAGGACCTGGGGCTCCGGAAATACCATATGCCACTAAATACGCAGACTTATTGGAAGCCAATTTCACAATTGTTAATTACGATCAAAGGGCAAGTGGAAAATCATATCACTTTTTTGAGGACTATTCTACTCTTTCAACAGACTTATTGGTAGATGATTTATTAGCTTTGACCGAATATATATCAGAACGGCTTGAAAAAGAAAAGGTTATACTGATGGGGCATTCTTCTGGTACATACATTGGAATACAAGCTGCTTATAAATCCCCCGAAAAATATGAAGCATATATTGGGATTGGGCAAATGGGTGAAACAAAGGAAAGTGAGATTGAAAGTTTAAAATACTCTATTAGCCAGGCCCAAAAGGATGGTAATGCGGATGATGTTTTAGATTTACAAGGACTCACCGAGCAAATTAAAAATGGCGATACGGTTACACCAAGAAACTATGTTATGAAATACGGCGGGGCTGTTAGACTCATTGATAACCCCGATGGTGATAATATAGGTGTTTTATTGAGCAGCGAGTATAACTTATTGGACGTTATTCGTTACAACTATGGTATGGGGTATTCCCAAGAAAAGTTGTTAAGTGATCTATTAGAAAATCCAATACCTACCATTGTAACAAAACTTGAAATTCCTTTGTATTTCGTCATGGGTAAATACGATTATATGACTTCCTCTAATGCAGCAAAGAAGTATTTTGATATGATTGAAGCCGAACATAAGGAATTTATTTCTTTCGAGAAATCAGCACATTATCCACAATTTGAAGAGAAAGAAAAATTTAATGAATGGATGTTAGATACATTCATCAATAAAAATAAGTAATGCGTCATTTTACTTACTTTGAAAGGAAGATTGTTGTCAAAACTTGTACTTAAGCTATAAAAATCAGATTACCGGTAGGCGAATTTCCGTTAAAGAGTGCGAAAATCGAATAGATTTTCTTAAGGCAATGGGACTGTTCTAAAGGATACCAGACATGGAGAGACTATATGGAATCCACAAAAAAGGATGCAAGGTTGGAGCGACTCTGAGTTAACAAAGAGTGGAGGTAAAAGTGCGGTAGCGTTAGAGGAAAGAGTTAAGGAGATTGATTTTATTGCAATCTATTTTAGTCCGAGTAAAAGAACAGCCTTATCAACTTACATGATAAGGCAATGGTTCACTGTTTTTTAGATTTTTCACGTTCATTTTTTTGTTTTAGCTTTAACCAAAAATCGGGTGGTTGATAACTAATTAAAGAATAATCGAGTTCGGCTCCATTAGTTGCTAACTGAACTAACAAATATTTCTCCTTATTACTCGGGTATATATCTGCTGTTTTAATGTTTATAACCTCAACTCCTGTTCGTTTAGGTGTCCCAACAACAACAACTTGATTTCCTTTTGTATAAACATCTGTGATATTTGTTTGGAACACAACTATATACAGATCAAGGTCTGATTCATTTGTAGCAGTATTAAAAGCAATACCTACATCCTGTTGGAAATTTAATTCAGCTGAAATACCAATGGCATAAAAAGGGAATATCCGGTGGAGAGAATAGTGTATTCGAGAAGGAATATAGCTCCATCTTCCACCCCAATATGTGCTATGCCAGTTTTCTTCATATATTGGTCTAATATAGTTCGGTGCGCTTTTAATTACTTTAAAAGGGATTTTTGTTCCTTCTTTTAACACTTGTGAAATAGGGATGACATCAGTAGGGAAATGCACCTCTGTTCCTTTTTCGAATGGAAAAGGTGAATCAAGAATTGTGGTAGGCTCGGGTGGTTCGAGACTATCTAAACGTTGTTCCAATTCGTGAATTCGTTCCTGTTCATTTTTATCACTGTTCGGTTGCGAGAAAGATAACTCCATCGATTTTGTATTTATGGACTTACTGTAAACAAATAAGCTTAAAATAATTGAAAAACAAACAATATAACCAATCCTTGTTTTTAACATATTCTAATCACCTCACCATATTATCTGCTTTTACGAGGGAGTTATGCGTAAGATTAGTTATTAAAAAAACGAGGGCTTTACTTCATTTAGGGGCTAAACACCCTTTTCAATTCAACTACAGGGGCAGTATTGTAGAAAAAGGAACTATAATTTAAATCTCGTATATCTAATGTAATCGGTTAGCTAAAATTTGATGACAGACAGGAGTTAGAGACGATGATTAAAGGTTTCGGAGGAATATTTTGGAGAACTAATAATCTTGAAATTGTGAAAAAATGGTACAGTGAAGTGTTGAAAATTGAAATAGACAATTGGAATGGGGCTGTGATAAAACCTCAATTAGGAAATGAGACTATCTTTTCATTCTTTACGGAGAATGACAGTTATTTTCCAACAGAACAACAAGTGATGTTAAATTTCCAAGTACATGATTTAAACGAGACTATAAAGCATCTTGAACATATTGGTGTACCTCTTGCAAAGAAAAAAGAGATTAGTGAATTTGGAAAGTTCATTTGGATTAAAGATCCTGAAGGTCGATTGATCGAGCTTTGGGAGAAGTAGCAGGTTGTAATCATTAACTAGTAAGCTAACGGGTGCGCTTCTACAACAAGTAGAGGCGCATTTTTACTAACTGGGCAGTTGAGTTAAACAAGAAATTTGATTATGTGGTATTATTAGGTAATTATAAAAGCTGAAGTAGGGGAATTTATTTGGAATTTATTTCAGAAAAGTTATTGTTTATATTTTTGTTTATTTTTGTAATTCACTCAATAGAAACCCTCGCTTATGCTGTTAGGTTATCAGGTGCAAGGGTAAGATTGATTGCTTCTGCTCTATCTCTATTTAATTTAATGGTTATTATTTCAAGACTAGCTAATATGATGCAGCAACCTTTTACAGGAAGCCTTATAGATACTGCACCTACTGAAAATACTTTAGAATTTGTAGAGAGCCAATATAGAATACTTATAAGCGCTTCAACATTTGGGACATTAGTTGGTATCCTTTTATTACCCACTTTTATTGCCATATTTTCAAGAGCTATAATCCATTTATCAGAAGAAAGAGGTTCAATTCCAAGTTTAGTTAAAAAGGGAATATCCTTTGAATATATAAAGCGTGGGATAAAACATTTTAGTTTACCTAAGCTAAGTTATTTGAAAGATATTAGGATAAAAGAAATTCCTCTAAAATTATTTTTTGTAAATATGATAATCACTGCAATATATACCATTGGGGTACTATCTGCTTTGTACGCATCATTATTGGCACCAGATAGAGCTTCAACAGCCATTATGGCATCTGGACTCATAAATGGTGTTGCGACTATTCTTCTTGTAATATTTATTGACCCCAAAATTTCTGTTCTTGCTGACGATGTAGTTAATCAAAGGGGAAGCTACTTTACACTAAAGAGCATTTCTTTAATGATGATTGCTTCAAGATTATTTGGAACTCTACTTGCACAGGTATTATTTATACCCGGTGCTAAATATGTAGCATGGTTTACAAAATTTATGATTTAATAATTATCGAGGTTGTTCAACTAACGGGGGGGTTACTGTAACAAGATTCAATAAGAAAAGTCGATTCCTCAATATATAGGAATTCGACTTTTTTGTTGTAATTCAATTATTGTACAAACTTTACAAAATGCTGACTAACATCCTTTCTGTCTATTCAGTTGGCGTTGTAGGACGTACGGCAGCCCTTTCGTCATTCAACTGAAGAAAAGTATGTACTCCAGCCGTTGCAACGGTGTACCCCCTATTAAAAAATAGCCCTGTTCAACTTATGAGAGAGTAACTGTTTAGTTTGAATTGGTGAAACTTTCCAGTCGCAATGAACGTATTAGTAGTAGAAAGATACCTTATTCAAGTAACGGGCAGGATTGTAGAAAAATAGCAAAAAGTTTTTATTAAAAATCAACTGGTGAAGGTGGAGATTATAATTAGACAATTTATGGTTATTTTAATGGTTATATCTATTTTCTTCATATCTGCTTGCAGTGAAAAGGGCAATATAGACCATTTTTCTTCTAAAGAAGAAACTTTGGAACATTTTGTTCAGAATGAAAATATTAAAGGGAATATTGATTTAATTAAAACGACAAAAGATGAAAATTTATTAGTAATACAATCAAATGGAAATACATATTTTGTCGGAGAATTAGTGGAAGACAAGGAGGGATATTACGCACAGAGAATATCAGCCAATGTTGAAATGAAAATAGGTGCAAGTTGGGAACTAAATACAATGGATGAGAATGAATACACTATTTTTTTTGAAAAGAACAAAGAAGATGCGAATTACATACAGTTCTCTAATGGAGAATACGATATCTCCCTTGTAGAAGGACATACGATAAGTGAAAACGTCTTAGCTTTAACAAGTGCGATAAAGGAAGTTGAAATAGTAAAAGATTAAATCAACTAGCGGGGGCTTAACTGGAACAACAGGAAGGCTTCACTTCTTGTGCTAACGTGGGCTGCATTATCACACAGGGAATTAAATATATACATGTGAGGTAGAATGGTAGGGGAGGGATCTTTATTAGGACTTCAAGAATAACCAAGAATAATTGGATTACATATACACTAATTCTATTCATTGTTTTATCGATTATTAATTAAATGATAAATCGTTTCACCTCTAGCATTTTAGTTGCGATTTTTATTTATTTCCCTTTGACATTGCTTTTGCTTATAGGAGGAATCGCACTATTCATACTTTCAGTAGTGCATATTTTTAAAAGGTATAAAAAGACGAAAGTTAAAAGCTTTCTGCCTTTAATCTTAAGTGTTACATTGATTTTTTTTGTAATCGACCGACCTTTATCCCCCCTATTTCAGAAAGTCGAGTTTTCTTTCAAACTGGATAAGCGTGAAGATGTGGCTAGGCAAATTTAAAATGGAAAAATCAAACCATCCAATGATAGGGGCGATTTATTCCAAGTCCCAAAAAAGCACGTTAAATTCTCTTTATCCGATGGACATGAAATTATGAAGATGGATGATAAATTATTCTTTTTCACAGTTAGGGGAATCCTTGATAATTTTTCAGGCTACGTTTTTTCTCCAAGTGGATTAGGACCAACTAACGAAGATGTTCAGGCTACTATAATTAGGATGCAAAAAATGAATAATAATTGGTATCATGTTTCCTGTACTTAGTATCCAAATAATAACTTTCCGCTTAAATACAACAACCCTAATTAAGAAATGTTGATTCCTTAACATGCAGGTATGCGACTTTTCTTTTGTAATCCCCTTCTGTGTATTCATATAGTATTACAGGACGTTCAGAGATGTCTTATCACTCACTGAAGTTAAAACATGTACTTCGGTTCGGCTGATTCAACTTTGTTACTCGCTGTAAAAGAATAGTCTTGATTTTCTTGTTCAGTTTAATGGGGATGATTTGCTAGTTTGAATTAATAAAAAATTACAGTTACAATGAACGTATTAGTAGTAGAATGATACCTTGTTCAAGTAACGGACAGTTCAGTTAAAGACAAAAGGGGTGAGGTATATGAGTGACCGTTTTGAACTAAGTTTTAAAAACAAGGTAGTTAGAATGTGGTTGATTATTATGGTGCCAGCTGTAATAGCAGAAATATTAATTATGCAATTTACTGCAATTCCAGTATTACCTTCAATATCTTGGACAATCTTTTTTATTTGGCTTTATTTTTATAAGAGGAAACAGAAGAAAGAGCATTCCATTTCCTCGTGATTTTATTTTAAAAGGATTGGTTAGGTCCTATTTTTATTAACCTAACGGTGGCTTTAGTTCAACAACAGGAGCTCCTTAGCGAGCTCTTTTTCCTTCTTAACTTACGGGACAGTTTACTTGAAGAAAGAATTTGTTCTTTAATAAAAGTATATTGGAACTTTATGTTAAAATATTTGTATATTTTAAATTAAAGGGGGATAGGATCATTGAGTAAAAACACGAAATTAATCCTTTGTCTTGTAAATGCTGGGATGTTATTTGGTGCTTTGTTGATTCCTTCTTTGATTCTTTCCTCAGGGCATGAATGGTGGTCCGTATACACTTTCAATATGGAGGAAATATCTCCTTTCAATGTAGAAATATCTTGGCTAAAAGTATTTATTTTTGGATTCATTTCTTTAGTTATTTCTTTTTTTCTTGTAAAGATAACGTCAGAAAAAAAGAAATAACTTCGTCCCTTAGTTGAAGAGATGACAACCTTTACAAGGCATTTTTTTTTATTACGTAACGGAGTTAACTACTTCTGTTAATCGGTGTTATATTTACCTGGTGTGCATCGTGCATGCAAGGTCGTTCAGTGAACGAATCGATGGTTCGCGTATGAAGATAATTATATTCTTGTTCAACAAACGGGACATTTTGTGGAATAGTGGTTTGAATTCGATACGTTTGTTGAAAACAACCCTTATAAAACTTTTGTATACATAAAAAAACGCAGTAGGAATTCATTCATGAATTGCACTGCGTTTTAATTTAATTATTTTAAAATAAGTTATTTAACAATCTAAAAGAGAACGAATTAGATTCAAATCAGAACATCTAGTCTTAATAATTTTCAATCATCACCAGGTTTCATCAAGGTGATCAGCATAGTACGAAATCCCTCTTTTGAAGTATTGAAGATTTTCATCAGACGTTGTTTCCATCAAATTAGTCAGAACAATTTCCATTGCCTGTTTATAGTTTTTTGAATTGTACAGAGCCATTGAGTAAAAAATTTGAAGGCCGCGGTGTTCAGGAAACTCTGTCACACCTCGACGTAAAGTTTCAACTGCTTCTTGATAGTAACCCAAAGCACGGTAGGTACTGCCAAGACCGAGTAAACATCTTTGAAGATCTGGTCCTGCGAGACCTTGCTCGAGAGCCTTTACATAATAGGGGATAGCTTCCTTGCCTAATCCAGAATTATCATGAGCAATTCCCGCCTGATAGTTGACTTCAGCATGATCTGGATAGGTAGCAACCATTTCTAAAAGGAGAGTACGTGCTTCCTTCAGAATGTCTTGGACTTGCTTAGCACGCCCATCTTCACGCAATTCAATAGCTTTGTCTAAAAGTAAACGCAAATTTGTTTTATCCGTATTATTTACTATTTTATCATTCATTTTTTTAACTCCCTCAAATGTAGTACTGCAAATGGCAAAGTGACGATGTAATCACAATACTCGCGGGGAATTTATTAATTTTGAAAGTGGTTTTGTAAAAACAGTATCATTGTCCTTTAATCCTCCTTAGAAATCAAGAATGAACATTAGGTTCTTTTTTATAGTAATGTTTATGCTGATATATGTCAATGAACTGTTAGAATAATCAGTTGTATTGGAGGCGACAATAAAAACCGCTAAGTAATAGGATTGAAGCACTCTTTTCTTCTTCAACTAAAAAGCAGTTACGTTAATGAAAGAATTTGTTGTAGAAATCAAGAATTAATATAGCAAGCAAGAAAAAAAGTCGGTGTTTATACACAGTTTCATATTGTATGTTTAAAGGGTTATTATTTCTTGATAATCCCAAATTGATCGACAATGTAAGGTTCTGCATTATTTTTGCTTTGATCGATCTCGTAAGTTATTGCAGTCAGTTTGTCTTTATTAATAGTGATACCGACGAAGTTTTGAATTTGGCCGCGTACTGGACGGCGGTTATCGTTCGGATCTGGACCATAGATAGCTGCATGATTCTCATCGGCAACTTCAAAGAGATTATAGTAAGCTGATCCAAGTTCGGGCGCTTGATTTTTGTAATACACTTTTGGTCCAGCTGTAGCAGGTATCAAATAAATCGTACCATCTGGATTTACGGTATATTCTACGGTTTGTCCTTTTTTAGTCCAAATAAATTTTTCGGTTTCTGAAGCCGTACCATCACTCTTGATCGGCTTAGTACGTGCATAGATATGGTCATGTCCTTGAAGAACAAAGTCGATGTCTAGTTCCGCCATGAGTGGTGCCACCTGATTTCTCACACCGTTTGGATCTAGGATATCATCATCGGTTGCATGGTTAGATGTCGTGTAAGGTCCCTTATGAATATTGACAATAACCCACTTAGCTCCATCAGCTTTGGCTGCCTTCACATCATCCTTCAACCATTCAATTTGCTCTTCTGAAAAATTGGCGTATTTTTCGGAGTCTTCGTTGCTATTAAGTACGACAAAGTGAGCGTTACTATAATCGTAAGAATAATAAGCACCTGTCTCAGTTGCAGAATTTTCAGGTGTATCAAAATTAAAATGATCGATAAAAGCAAAATTTTCATCCTCGTGATTCCCTGCGGATGGTGCAAACGTCGTGTTTAGCAAACTTTCCTGTGAATGTCCTAGAAGCCAATCCCATTGTTCCTCTTTGACTCCATCGTCAACTAAGTCGCCATTGTGAACAATGAACTCAGCATTAGGGACAGTATCTAGAGCCTTAGAGATAGTCTGGGATGAAAGAATTGCTTCATCTTCTGTTTTAGCCTGGGTATCAGCCAAATCAATAAATGTAAAAGTTCCATCTTTTGGAGATGTCTTAAATGAACCCATTTCACTCCAGTTATTGAGTTCTTCATGTCCAACACGGAAGTAGTATTCAGCATCTGCTTTAAGCCCAGTTGCTTCAGCTTTGTGTACATACTCTTTCTTGGAATTAGTAGAGAGGGAAGCAGTACCTGAAAATTTCAAGGCTTTATTAAAATCAGGTTTCTTCGCTCCTTTCCTTTTCACTACCTGCAAATCACTATTCTTGTAATCTAGTGATGTATACCAAGTGAGGCCCTTAGAATTGGTCGTATCCCCTTTAAATGTGACAGTTACCTTGCTGACTTCAGTATGATTTGGACTATCTGTTGCAAAAGAGAGCGTACTGCCAACTCCGCCCACTATGGATAAAGCTAGGGCAACTGAGATGATTTTTTTTTTGATTTTCAAGAAGATCATCCTCCAATTATATTGTAATAGTCCATCCTCATGGACAGTAATTTCACTATAACATTTTAATATATAAGGTTTGTTAACCCTATATATTGATAGTGTAAAGAATTGTTAATACTATTTTATTTGTTAATCCGGAATAATAGTGGGGTAACTGAATAAAAACTACGTCCTCCAGATTCGGGCCAGATAGTCGAAGAAAAAAGGGAATTAGAAGGTTCCTATTGAAAGTTAAAGGGTTAGATATTCCTTTTAAAATGCTGAGAAGGAGTGGAGATTCTGAAAAATGACAATAATAATCAAAAATAGAAGGTGGTCTTTTTGTATTTATAAAAAGGAAACAATCCTGATGCTCCAGTTAATCATATTATTGGGAAGTAGCAGAACGGACTACCGAAGCACGTCAATTTGACTAAATTGACCGATTAAATTCTTTGTTGTATGTTGTTAATCCCTTTCCTGCATAATTTAGTTAGAATTAGGGAAAGTAATTATAGACAGTGCTTAAAGTGAACAACGCTCTGTTAAAAAAATAAATAATCGTGTTATTCTAGTCGTAAACATGATCGTCTGTATGACTAATTTTTTTATACGTAAGCCCTAAAAAATATAGAAAGGTGATGAATAATAGGATGGGTGTACATCAATATTTTAAAAGTTTATCTGATTTAGAACAAATTATTCGTTGTCCAGGAAAGTTCAAATATCAGGAGCATTCCGTCGCCAGTCATTCATTTAAGGTGACAAAAATCGCTCAATTTCTTGGAACAGTCGAAGAGGAATCTGGGCAGAAAGTGGATTGGAGAATCTTGTATGAAAAGGCATTGAACCATGATTACGCGGAACTTTTTACAGGAGATATTAAGACGCCTGTAAAATATGCATCGAAAGAGTTGAAGCAACTCTTCAGTGAAGTAGAGGAAGAAATGACAAGAAAGTTTGTAGAAAAGGAACTTCCAATTGAGTTTCAAGCCATTTATTTGGAACGACTTAAAGAAGGTAAAGATGAGACATTGGAGGGGCGCATTTTATCTGTTGCTGATAAAGTTGATTTGCTTTATGAAGCATTTGGTGAGATTCAAAAGGATAATCCAGAACCACTGTTTTTAGAAATATACGAAGAAGCATTAAGGACAATACTGCTGTTTCAAGATATGAACTGTGTAGAATACTTCCTAGAACATATTCTTACGGATATGCTTAGTGAACGATTTACTGAACATGGGGAGTTAACGGGCATTGCAATGCGGATAATTGAAGAACATGGAGGTTGATAAAATACATAAAAATATCCAGTTCTAAAGCAAACTAACGAACAAGGCTAAACTTCCACAATCGGGTTATTTTCTTGAATAACACTGACAACAGTTTTCTGTCTGGCTTATTGAGGGAGGCA from the Sporosarcina psychrophila genome contains:
- a CDS encoding YfbR-like 5'-deoxynucleotidase, with the protein product MGVHQYFKSLSDLEQIIRCPGKFKYQEHSVASHSFKVTKIAQFLGTVEEESGQKVDWRILYEKALNHDYAELFTGDIKTPVKYASKELKQLFSEVEEEMTRKFVEKELPIEFQAIYLERLKEGKDETLEGRILSVADKVDLLYEAFGEIQKDNPEPLFLEIYEEALRTILLFQDMNCVEYFLEHILTDMLSERFTEHGELTGIAMRIIEEHGG